Within the Setaria viridis chromosome 3, Setaria_viridis_v4.0, whole genome shotgun sequence genome, the region ACAAGCTAACAGCTCGATGACATACGTGGCCGTGGTCACCGAGGTTGACGACGAAGGCGCCCTCGACGGGCTGCACGGTGATCCATGtccggccgccgtcgcgggtGGCCTGGAGGCCGCCGACGAGGtcctgcagcagcagcgtgaTGGTGCCGGGGTCGGTGTGGCGCTTGAGGCCCAGCGTGAGGTCCGGCTGCTGGCACCTGGGGTAGAAGTTGACCACCACCTTCTGGTCCATTTCCACGCAGGCCTCGGCGAGCGCCCCCGCCTCCAGGCCCATCGCCTCCGACAGCACGCCCAGGAGCTTGCAGGAGAGGCCCACGAGCTGCTCGCTGTACTGCTCCACCAccgcgcgccacgccgccggctTGTCGGGCCACCGCGAGTAGTCGCGGGCCTTCACCGGGTACGAGAAGTAGGTGACGATCTCACGCCAGTCCTGCACCGCCTCCCCCTGCAGCACGAGTCGTGCTAATCTAGATTAGCGTTGCAGTAATCTGGCACACGCATCGATCTCTCCTGGCCACGCTTACTATGTGAATGAAGGTGTGTAAGCACGCATATACGTACAGGGCACACTAAGCATGCGTTGCGTGTCTGAATCACAGATGCATATTTTCACCATAGTTCTTGGAAGTAGCTAGAGTACCTGGAGGTGgctggagacgatgaagccgcCCTTCTTGCCGCCGGACATGTCGAAGCGGAGCTTCTCCTGTGGCGGCAGCGCGAAGAAGTCGCGCGCGAGGCGCGCCATCtcggcgacgagcgcggcgtCCACGCCGTGGTCCACCACCTGGAAGATGCCCCAGTCCTCGCACGCCGCGGCCACGCGCGCGCGGATCTCGGCccgcctctcgccgccgccgatgccgtcGAGCGAGATCACCGGCACCTCGTCGCTGAAGCTGTCGTGCGGCACCTTGGGGcgctcgtcctcctcccgcacGAACGACGGCGGCAGCGTCGCCTCCGACGACGCCGTCGTCGGGAGGAACGgcgccgcgctgctcgccggAGCCATCGTCGTCGTGgtacgcgccgccgcctctcggtCAATAATGGTGCTCCGGAACGCGCTGGGCTGCTGCTCGTATCGTACGCCGTAGGCTGCTTGGGCTGCAGCTTTATATAGCAGCATAGCGTGGGTGGCTGCGCACTGCGCTGGAGTCGCGACGTGCAGCTAGCTAGCGCTGTGCAGCAGTACAGACGTACAGTTAAGATACTAGCTGCGAAGCCTACacgaggaaaaaaagaagagcgTATCTTAGAGCATTACATCAAACAATTTGGCCAGCCACTACAGAGATCACACATTTGGATGGGAACATAATCCAACTGCTAAGGTTGCAGCATCACAGTCTGAAGAAGAATttaggggggtgtttggcagtttagcccctgtcacatcagatatttggacactaattaggagtattaaacattggttaattacaaaactaattgcacaacccctaggttaaatcgcgagactaatctattaagcctaattagtccatgggttgacaatgtggtgctacagtaaccattcgctaatgatgaattaattaggcttaatagattcatctcgcgatttagcctaagggttttgctattagttttgtaattagcttatgtttagtcctcctaattagcatccgaacatccgatgtgacagggctaaagtttagcacctgtctcccaaacacccccttagtgaAGAGGAGGTTTGCGATGTCATCTCTGAtatggcttttggaaaagctacAAGGCCTGATGGTTACATAGGGGCCTTATTCAAGATAGCATGGAGCATCATCAAGCAGAATACTGCAATAAATTATTTCTACCTGTAGCATGGGCAGCACTTTGACCAGCTGAACAAAGCTCACATGGTGCTGATTCCAAAAAGTGCAGAAGCAAAGAATTTGAGTAGCTACCGTCCAATAAGCTTGACACACAGTGTTGTAAAAATTATCTCAAAGCTGCTGGCCAATAGATTATCCCCACACATGGGTGAACTAATTTCCAAAACCCAAAGTGCATTCATCAAGCGCAGAAGTATTCATGACAACTTCCTTTTCACCCAAAATCTGGTCAAGGCTCCGCACCGTGCAAAGAGAGCAACTTTATTTCTAAAGCTGGATATAAAGAAGGCATTTGATAGTGTCAGCTGGGATTACCTTATGGAGGTGCTGCAGCAGATGGGTTTTGGGGTGAGATGGAGAAACTGGGTCACTATATTGCTGTCAATTGCAAGCACATCAATACTACTGAATGGATCAGGGGGCCATGGTTGAAGCATAGAACTGGTCTGCGTCAAGAGAATCCTCTAAGCCCACTTTTGTTCGTACTAGCCATGGAACCACTC harbors:
- the LOC117847667 gene encoding flavanone 3-dioxygenase 1, yielding MLLYKAAAQAAYGVRYEQQPSAFRSTIIDREAAARTTTTMAPASSAAPFLPTTASSEATLPPSFVREEDERPKVPHDSFSDEVPVISLDGIGGGERRAEIRARVAAACEDWGIFQVVDHGVDAALVAEMARLARDFFALPPQEKLRFDMSGGKKGGFIVSSHLQGEAVQDWREIVTYFSYPVKARDYSRWPDKPAAWRAVVEQYSEQLVGLSCKLLGVLSEAMGLEAGALAEACVEMDQKVVVNFYPRCQQPDLTLGLKRHTDPGTITLLLQDLVGGLQATRDGGRTWITVQPVEGAFVVNLGDHGHFLSNGRFKNADHQAVVNSECSRLSIATFQNPAPDATVYPLAVREGEAPILDEPITFAEMYRRKMARDIEVAKLKKQARAAAEKQQVQVQMPQQSASEEFAVPKPESLDEILA